AAAACTGGAAAAAATCATTAAGCCTAATATTGGTGTTTTAACAAATATTGGTTCTGCGCACGATGAAGGCTTTTTAAATTTAGTGCAGAAAATTGACGAAAAACTGCTTTTGTTTAAAGATTGTCCGATCATTATTTATCAAAAAACCGAAATTGTCGATTCATGTTTGACGCAGTTTGTAGCAGAATATATGATGCATCCTCGAAAGCTTTTTTCTTGGAGTTTTACCGATAAAACGGCAGACGTTTTTATTCTGAAAAAAGAAAGTAAAAATGATCACACGTTTATTCAATATCAATATCAGAATGAAGTTTTTGATTTAGAAATTCCGTTTAGCGATTCGGCTTCTATAGAAAATGCTATTTCGTGCTTGTTGGTTTTATTGCATTTTAATTATGATCAAGCCACCATTCAAAGCCGAATTGAGATGCTTTATCCAGTTAGAATGCGTTTAGAAGTGAAAAACGGAATTAACAATTGCAGTATAATCGATGATAGCTACAGTTCTGATTTTCAATCTCTCAAAATTGCTTTGGATTTCTTGGAGAGTCAAACAAAAAAAGGTGCTTCAAAAACGGTTATTTTATCAGACATTTTCCAAAGCGGATTTTCAAATGAAGAATTATATTCAAAAGTAGCGCAGTTAATTGCCGATAATAAAATTAATCGTGTAATTGGTATCGGAGCAACCATTTCTTCATTTGCAGCTAAATTTCCGAACAGTACGATGTTTCAAAACACAGCTGATTTTATTGAATCAGTTGAAAGTTTGAATTTTCAAAATGAAACCATCCTAATAAAAGGAGCAAGGTCATTCGAGTTTGAAGAAATTGTTTCGCTTCTGGAAGAGAAAACGCACGAAACAGTTCTGGAAATTAATCTGGACGCCATTAGTCACAACTTTAATTACTTTAAATCAAAACTGGCTCCCAATGTCAAAATGATGGTAATGGTAAAAGCTTTTGGTTATGGAAATGGAGGATTAGAAATTGCAAAATTATTAGAACATCATAAAGTAGATTATTTAGGTGTGGCTTTCGCCGATGAAGGAATATCATTGAAAAATGGCGGAATAAAATTACCTATTATGGTTTTAAATCCAGAATCTACCAGTTTCCCTTCGATAATTCAATATCAATTAGAACCTGAAATTTACAGTATAAAAGGACTAAATGCGTTTTTAAAAATAGCACGAGAAAAGAAACTGATAGATTTTCCAATTCATATCAAAATTGATACGGGAATGCATCGTTTAGGTTTTGAAGAAAATACGATCGAAGAATTAATTGAAACTTTAAAAGGAAATTCAACTGTTCGTGTTCAAAGTATTTTGTCACATTTGGCGACAAGCGACGATCCAAAACATTATGATTTTGTCCATAAACAGATTGCATTATTCGAGAAATTGTCTTCTAGATTAATAAATGAATTAAACATAAATCCAATTCGACATATTTTAAACACTTCTGGAATAAGCAATTTCCCGAATTCACAATACAATATGGTGCGTTTAGGAATTGGTCTGTACGGCGTTTCCAACGATCCAGCAGAACAAAAATATTTAGAAAACGTTGGAACTTTAAAATCGATTATTTCTCAGGTTCGCGTTATTCCTTCGGGAGACAGTGTAGGTTACGGACGCCGTTTTATGGCGCAAAAAGAAACCAAAATTGCTACGATTCCCATTGGTTACGCAGATGGAATTTCAAGATTATGGGGAAATGAAGTCGGATTTGTAACCATAAAGAATCAAAAAGCGCCAATTGTAGGCAGTGTCTGTATGGATATGTTAATGGTAAACGTTTCAGAAATTGACTGCAAAGAAGGTGATCCAGTAATTATTTTCGGCGAAAGCCCAACGGTTATTGAGATGGCAGTGGCTTTAAAAACAATTCCATACGAGATTATGACCAGTATTTCGCAAAGAGTAAAACGGGTATTTTTTAGATAATTTTAAGAAATTTCAAGAAAATTACGTATTTTCGGGATTCACTTATTATAAATATAAATAGATACGATATGGGATTTTTTTCAGAATTTAAGGAATTTGCAATGAAAGGCAACGTAGTCGATTTGGCTGTCGGTGTAATTATTGGAGCAGCTTTTGGTAAGATCGTCAGTTCATTTATTGAAGATGTAATTACGCCATTGTTGTTGAAACCAGCTTTAGATGCTGCGAACTTGTCGACAATTGAACAATTAACCGCTTTTGGAGGTGTAAAGTACGGATTGTTTCTATCGGCAGTAATTAACTTTATTATCGTTGCTTTTGTTTTATTTCTGATTATTAAAGCGATGAACCACGCTAAAAAGAAAGATGTTGCACCGCCACCTCCAGCTGGGCCAACTCAAGAAGAATTATTGATACAGATTAGAGATTTATTGAAAAATAAATAAAAATATAATACCGCTACACTAAGTCTAACTTAACCGCCTTCTAAAGAGGCGGTTTTTTTACAAAATGTTTATTTTGTAACATTTTGTTATTTTTTGTGAATCACCTTGCGGAGACTTTTATTATACTTACTTTTGCCTTACTAAATTAGATTATTGAATTATTTAAAAATATAAAAATGAGAATTGCAGTCGTTGGTGCTACCGGAATGGTTGGCGAAGTAATGCTTAAAGTTTTAGCGGAAAGAAATTTTCCAGTTACAGAATTAATTCCTGTTGCTTCTGAAAGATCAGTAGGAAAAGAAATCGAATATAAAGGAACAAAATATAAAGTAGTTGGTTTACAGACAGCAGTAGATATGAAAGCAGATATTGCCGTTTTCTCTGCCGGAGGAGATACTTCTTTGGAATGGGCTCCAAAATTTGCTGCTGCAGGAACTACTGTAATTGATAATTCATCTGCATGGAGAATGGATCCTACTAAAAAATTGGTAGTTCCAGAAATCAATGCTGCTGTTTTAACTAAAGAAGACAAAATCATTGCTAATCCAAACTGTTCTACAATTCAGATGGTGATGGCTTTAGCGCCTTTGCACAAAAAATACAATATCAAAAGAATCATTGTTTCTACTTACCAATCGATTACAGGAACTGGTGTAAAAGCGGTAAAACAATTAGAAAATGAGTACGCAGGAGTTCAAGGTGATATGGCTTACAAATATCCAATTCACAGAAATGCAATTCCTCACTGCGACAGTTTTGAAGATAACGGATATACTAAAGAAGAAATGAAATTAGTTCGTGAAACTCAAAAAATTCTTGCTGATAACACGATTAGAGTTACGGCTACAGCGGTTCGTGTTCCTGTTGTAGGCGGACATAGCGAAGCAGTAAATGTTGAGTTTACAAATGATTTTGATGTAAATGAAGTTCGCGAAATCTTACACCATACAGATGGTGTAACGGTACAAGATAATTTAGATACCTTTACTTATCCAATGCCATTATATGCTGAAGGTAAAAATGATGTTTTTGTTGGAAGAATTCGTCGTGACGAAAGCCAGCCAAATACTTTAAATATGTGGATTGTTGCTGATAACTTAAGAAAAGGTGCTGCTACAAACACCATCCAAATCGCTGAATATTTAATTCAAGCAGGTTTGGTATAATCTGAGATTAAATAAAATTGTTATAAAGAGAAAACCGTAATTGCAGTACTGTGATTACGGTTTTTTTGATTTTATAAATGTCATAATTTAGCGACTTTATAACTTATTAAGTAAAAGTCAATCAATATAAAGTTATTTTTGTAGGATCAATATAAATTAAAAATTTATGCCGTTTCCGATAGATGTCAAATACATAATTGAAACAGAAGAGCAATTAGAGATTCAATTTCCGCCTTTATTCAAACAAAAAATGATGGAAGAGAATGGAGGAGAAGCTTCAACAGAATATGATGATTGGAATTTGTATCCATTTTTTGATCAGAGCGATAAAAAAAGAATAAGCAGAACCTGCAACCATATTGTTTTAGAAACGAAACAGGCGAGAAAATGGAACAACTTTCCCTCCACAGCAATTGCTATTGCAAGCAATGGATGCGGCGATCAATTAGTTCTTATTCCGATGGATAATGACAGCAAAAAGTTGAGTGAATCAATTTACTTCTGGTATCATGAAACTGGAGCATTGGAGAAAGTGGCTGAAAACATAAAGGAATTAATAGCGGAATAAAGATACTTTACATAAGAAACCCGACAGGGCTTAAAAACCTGTCGGGTGTGCATATAAATAGAAAAAGCGAGAATTTTTGATTCTCGCTTTTTTATATTTTAATATTCTGGAGCCAATTCTAACTCCAATCCTTCTAAATCTTCAGTAATTGGAATTTGACATCCTAAACGGCTATTAGACTTCACATAAAATGCTTCAGAAAGCATTGCTTCTTCATCGTCTCCCATTTCTGGTAATGCAACATCATTTAGAACATAACATTGGCAGGAAGCACACATGGCCATTCCGCCGCAAGTTCCTTCAACAGGAAGTTCGTATGCTTTGCATAACTCCATTATATTCATTGCCATATCAGTAGGAGCCTGTAATTCGTGTATAACTCCTTCTCGATCTTTAATCTTTATTAATACATCCATTTTTTAGTATTGGAATTTTATTTTTAGAATTTGAAAACGTGTTCAAATTCTTATAATTAATTTTAACTTTTCGATTTCTGTTTTTGGCTTATTATAATGCAATATCAATGAAAAAGACTTTCGGAAGCATTAATTCTAAATGCCAGAATTTTTATCTAAATGCGGAAAACACAAAGTCGAAAACAATTAAATTGTTTACATGATATTTACCACAGTTTCAATTTGTGGCGCATATTTTTTTATTGTGGTTTCAACTCCGGCTTTCAAAGTCATTTGATTAACGCTGCAGCTAATGCAAGCTCCTTCTAAGCGAACTTTTACATGTTTATCATCTTCAATCGAAATCAATGAAATATCTCCACCGTCTGATTTCAAAAATGGTCTTATCTCGTCTAAGGCCAATAAAACATTATTTGTTAATTCTTCTGTTGTCATAATTAATGTGTCAATTGTGAAAATGTGTCAATTAGATAATTATCTCCTTGACGTATTATCTCATTATCTAATTATTTAATTTTTTTTAACTGCTGAACAACCCGCCATAGTTGTAATTTTAATGGCTTCAGTTGCTGGTAAACTTTCGTTTCTGTTTACGGTTTCCTGCACCACATTACGAGTAATTTCTTCAAATACTTTTTCTATTGGTGAAGCAGTTTGTAATGCTGCCGGACGACCGTAATCTCCAGCCTCACGAATAGATTGTACAATTGGAACTTCTCCTAAAAATGGAACTTCTAAATCTTGTGCCAAGTTTTTAGCGCCTTCTTGTCCAAAGATATAATATTTATTTTCAGGTAATTCTTCTGGCGTAAAGTATGCCATGTTTTCAATAATTCCTAGAACAGGAACATTGATATTATCCTGCATAAACATTGCCACTCCTTTTTTAGCATCTGCTAGAGCTACGGCTTGTGGCGTACTTACTACTACAGCTCCAGTAATAGGAAGTGACTGCATGATAGATAAGTGAATATCTCCAGTTCCAGGAGGTAAATCAAGAAGCATGAAATCCAATTCTCCCCAATCTGCATCAAAAATCATTTGGTTTAATGCTTTTGCAGCCATTGGACCTCTCCAGATTACTGCTTGACTTGGAGCAGTAAAGAATCCGATAGAAAGCATTTTGATTTCGTAGCTTTCAATAGGTTTCATTTTTGATTTTCCGTCAACTGTGATAGAAACTGGTTTTTCGTTTTCAACATCGAACATAATCGGCATTGAAGGACCATAAATATCAGCATCCAAAACACCAACTTTAAAGCCCATTTTTGCAAGCGTTACCGCTAAATTTGCTGTTACAGTAGATTTTCCTACTCCACCTTTTCCAGAAGCAACAGCAATAATATTTTTGATTCCAGGAATTGCACGACCTTTAATTTCAGGTTTCTCTGGAGATTCTACTTTAATATTTACTTTAACTTTTGCATCAGGAGATATTAATTCGTGAATTGTTTTCTTAATATCATCTTCTGCTCTTTTTTTGATGTGCATTGCAGGAGTATGCAATACAAGGTCAACAACAGCTTCATCGCCAAAAGTAATCACATTGGTTACAGCGCCGCTTTCAACCATATTTTTTCCTTCTCCAGCAATAGTAATGGTTTCTAATGCTTTCAGAATTTCTTTTCTATCTAGTTTCATTGTAATTGGGCTATTTTTCTATTCTTAGAAATCAGTTTTTTAAAGATTATACTTATTTAAACCGAATTCAGGGTGCAAAGATAACAGATTAAGTTCGGAATTAAGCGATTTTGAATTGTAATTATTGATATAGAGATTATTCAAAATTATGTTAGAATGATTTTTTAGACATTTTTAGCTTAAATTTTACTCTAAAATTTTAATTATAACAAATTTATAGTTAGAAGTGCATTTGAATTTTTGTATAAATTTTCTTCTTTTTCAAAAGAGATTCTCGTAAAAGTTCGCTATATTTGAGTACCCAAATCGATGATTTCCAGTTATTAAAAAAGTATGTGAAAACTTATTTTTTAGGATTGCTTATTGGGTTTTCCGTATTTTTTTCAAAAGTTATTTTCTATCATTTAAACTTTAAAAATATGCGAAATTTTACTTTTTCTACAATTATTATTGCGATCAGCTTTTTTGCATTTTCATTTCATTTATACTCAGGTAAAACAGAAATTAAAAAGGCTTCGATAAAGCACAAATATGTTGTGGCTCTTACAATAGACGCGGCATCTTTAAACGCTTTCTTTAAAAAATATCCCAAACTTAAAAAATACCAAAAAGACGTTGAAGACCTTTACAAAAACAAGCAATACAAATCGATTTGGTATGATGATAAAAACATCACAGAATTTGGAGCACT
This portion of the Flavobacterium panacagri genome encodes:
- a CDS encoding bifunctional UDP-N-acetylmuramoyl-tripeptide:D-alanyl-D-alanine ligase/alanine racemase; this encodes MSLNLKSLISVLNAKWIGLETDVFIDHISIDSRSLQNGSQTLFFALAGINNDAHLFIPDLIEKGVQNFVVQYIPEGLVDKANFLVVENTLDALQEFAAYYRNLFHFPVIGLTGSNGKTIVKEWLNFLLSPDYNIIRSPKSYNSQVGVPLSVIAINEKHNLGIFEAGISTVNEMAKLEKIIKPNIGVLTNIGSAHDEGFLNLVQKIDEKLLLFKDCPIIIYQKTEIVDSCLTQFVAEYMMHPRKLFSWSFTDKTADVFILKKESKNDHTFIQYQYQNEVFDLEIPFSDSASIENAISCLLVLLHFNYDQATIQSRIEMLYPVRMRLEVKNGINNCSIIDDSYSSDFQSLKIALDFLESQTKKGASKTVILSDIFQSGFSNEELYSKVAQLIADNKINRVIGIGATISSFAAKFPNSTMFQNTADFIESVESLNFQNETILIKGARSFEFEEIVSLLEEKTHETVLEINLDAISHNFNYFKSKLAPNVKMMVMVKAFGYGNGGLEIAKLLEHHKVDYLGVAFADEGISLKNGGIKLPIMVLNPESTSFPSIIQYQLEPEIYSIKGLNAFLKIAREKKLIDFPIHIKIDTGMHRLGFEENTIEELIETLKGNSTVRVQSILSHLATSDDPKHYDFVHKQIALFEKLSSRLINELNINPIRHILNTSGISNFPNSQYNMVRLGIGLYGVSNDPAEQKYLENVGTLKSIISQVRVIPSGDSVGYGRRFMAQKETKIATIPIGYADGISRLWGNEVGFVTIKNQKAPIVGSVCMDMLMVNVSEIDCKEGDPVIIFGESPTVIEMAVALKTIPYEIMTSISQRVKRVFFR
- a CDS encoding Mrp/NBP35 family ATP-binding protein; translation: MKLDRKEILKALETITIAGEGKNMVESGAVTNVITFGDEAVVDLVLHTPAMHIKKRAEDDIKKTIHELISPDAKVKVNIKVESPEKPEIKGRAIPGIKNIIAVASGKGGVGKSTVTANLAVTLAKMGFKVGVLDADIYGPSMPIMFDVENEKPVSITVDGKSKMKPIESYEIKMLSIGFFTAPSQAVIWRGPMAAKALNQMIFDADWGELDFMLLDLPPGTGDIHLSIMQSLPITGAVVVSTPQAVALADAKKGVAMFMQDNINVPVLGIIENMAYFTPEELPENKYYIFGQEGAKNLAQDLEVPFLGEVPIVQSIREAGDYGRPAALQTASPIEKVFEEITRNVVQETVNRNESLPATEAIKITTMAGCSAVKKN
- a CDS encoding 2Fe-2S iron-sulfur cluster-binding protein; this encodes MDVLIKIKDREGVIHELQAPTDMAMNIMELCKAYELPVEGTCGGMAMCASCQCYVLNDVALPEMGDDEEAMLSEAFYVKSNSRLGCQIPITEDLEGLELELAPEY
- the mscL gene encoding large conductance mechanosensitive channel protein MscL, with amino-acid sequence MGFFSEFKEFAMKGNVVDLAVGVIIGAAFGKIVSSFIEDVITPLLLKPALDAANLSTIEQLTAFGGVKYGLFLSAVINFIIVAFVLFLIIKAMNHAKKKDVAPPPPAGPTQEELLIQIRDLLKNK
- a CDS encoding aspartate-semialdehyde dehydrogenase encodes the protein MRIAVVGATGMVGEVMLKVLAERNFPVTELIPVASERSVGKEIEYKGTKYKVVGLQTAVDMKADIAVFSAGGDTSLEWAPKFAAAGTTVIDNSSAWRMDPTKKLVVPEINAAVLTKEDKIIANPNCSTIQMVMALAPLHKKYNIKRIIVSTYQSITGTGVKAVKQLENEYAGVQGDMAYKYPIHRNAIPHCDSFEDNGYTKEEMKLVRETQKILADNTIRVTATAVRVPVVGGHSEAVNVEFTNDFDVNEVREILHHTDGVTVQDNLDTFTYPMPLYAEGKNDVFVGRIRRDESQPNTLNMWIVADNLRKGAATNTIQIAEYLIQAGLV
- a CDS encoding SMI1/KNR4 family protein, translating into MPFPIDVKYIIETEEQLEIQFPPLFKQKMMEENGGEASTEYDDWNLYPFFDQSDKKRISRTCNHIVLETKQARKWNNFPSTAIAIASNGCGDQLVLIPMDNDSKKLSESIYFWYHETGALEKVAENIKELIAE
- a CDS encoding NifU family protein; amino-acid sequence: MTTEELTNNVLLALDEIRPFLKSDGGDISLISIEDDKHVKVRLEGACISCSVNQMTLKAGVETTIKKYAPQIETVVNIM